One Aureibacillus halotolerans DNA segment encodes these proteins:
- a CDS encoding PTS sugar transporter subunit IIA translates to MKFLHRSLVSLTGQATTPEDAIQEAGELLVSEGSVQQGYVDAMVRSFKKNGPYIVLAPQIAVPHARPEDGAHESSISLVRYENGVVFGHTSNDPVKLVFALGATSSEEHLELLKRLTTLLSKEANVVKLLNATSYEDIEQILGGTTI, encoded by the coding sequence ATGAAATTTCTTCATCGTTCACTTGTGAGTTTGACCGGACAGGCAACAACCCCAGAAGATGCCATTCAGGAAGCTGGTGAATTGCTAGTGTCTGAGGGATCTGTTCAGCAGGGTTATGTCGATGCTATGGTACGTTCTTTTAAAAAGAATGGACCGTATATCGTTCTAGCTCCGCAAATCGCAGTCCCTCATGCAAGGCCAGAGGATGGGGCTCATGAATCCTCGATCTCACTTGTGCGGTATGAGAATGGCGTTGTCTTCGGTCATACAAGCAATGACCCAGTGAAGCTTGTATTTGCTCTTGGAGCCACATCAAGTGAAGAGCACCTTGAACTATTGAAACGCCTGACAACGCTCCTCTCAAAAGAAGCAAACGTTGTGAAGCTACTCAATGCTACGAGTTATGAAGACATCGAACAAATCCTAGGAGGTACGACAATATGA
- a CDS encoding PTS sugar transporter subunit IIB: MKVLTVCGLGQGTSLILKMNVESVLQSMGISGADVENTDVSSASSMNADFIITSQELSETLAGHSSTIIVVNNYFDEEEIKKALEPHVS; encoded by the coding sequence ATGAAAGTATTAACAGTATGTGGTTTAGGTCAAGGAACGAGCTTGATATTGAAAATGAACGTAGAATCTGTTTTGCAATCAATGGGGATTTCTGGAGCTGACGTCGAAAACACAGACGTTTCAAGTGCATCAAGCATGAATGCAGACTTCATTATTACGAGCCAGGAGCTTTCAGAAACTCTTGCAGGTCATTCATCGACCATCATTGTTGTGAACAATTATTTTGACGAGGAAGAAATTAAAAAGGCTCTTGAGCCACATGTATCATAA
- a CDS encoding PTS ascorbate transporter subunit IIC has product MDIILWIAQNIFVTPAVLLGLIVLIGLLLQKKGPSQVISGTFKTIIGFLIINAGAGVIAGTLGIFEPMWKEVFNLESTALSDFMGQDAFSNEFGSMVAMAMTLGFLINVLLARFTKAKYIYLTGHMMFWTAMIFTGIVVNTVGTDVNFWGAVILLAVVLGIYWTVQPALTQPILRKITGNDNIALGHTSASVALLGALGGKLFGNKENDAEKLKLPKGLEFLRDSNVITALTMGILFVIGAIVVMTKSTPGAQELVASAGSQNFIVFAMIQSFTFAAGIAVVLMGVRMFIGELVPAFKGIATKIVPGAKPAFDVPIIFPFAPNAVVLGFLGAFVGALIWLVIIGNTVAYIFVPTMIVLFFHGAAAGVFGNATGGVRGALLGGFLTATVVAWGQYLMVTTFIGKTIPDTAMWAADSDMFILGPIVSFLAQLLL; this is encoded by the coding sequence ATGGACATTATTTTATGGATCGCACAAAACATTTTTGTTACGCCGGCTGTTTTACTTGGCTTAATCGTACTTATTGGGCTTTTATTGCAAAAGAAAGGCCCTAGTCAAGTTATTAGCGGAACATTCAAAACAATCATTGGTTTCTTAATTATCAATGCTGGTGCTGGCGTTATTGCAGGGACACTTGGTATATTCGAACCGATGTGGAAAGAAGTCTTTAATCTTGAATCAACTGCATTATCTGATTTCATGGGCCAAGACGCTTTTAGCAACGAATTCGGTTCTATGGTCGCAATGGCGATGACGCTTGGTTTTCTTATCAATGTATTACTTGCTCGATTTACTAAGGCGAAATACATTTATTTAACTGGACACATGATGTTCTGGACAGCGATGATTTTTACTGGGATTGTCGTCAACACCGTCGGTACAGATGTGAATTTCTGGGGAGCTGTTATCCTCCTTGCCGTCGTTCTAGGCATTTATTGGACTGTGCAGCCAGCGCTTACACAGCCGATCCTTCGTAAGATTACAGGTAATGATAATATCGCCTTAGGACACACATCTGCGTCTGTCGCCCTTCTAGGCGCCCTTGGTGGAAAACTATTTGGAAACAAAGAAAATGATGCTGAAAAATTAAAGCTTCCTAAAGGACTTGAGTTTTTACGCGACTCTAACGTAATTACCGCTCTCACAATGGGCATCCTGTTTGTTATAGGAGCCATTGTTGTGATGACAAAATCAACACCTGGCGCTCAGGAGCTTGTGGCATCTGCAGGTAGCCAGAACTTTATCGTGTTCGCGATGATTCAATCGTTTACCTTTGCAGCAGGAATTGCTGTTGTGTTGATGGGGGTACGGATGTTTATCGGTGAACTCGTCCCTGCTTTTAAAGGAATCGCTACGAAGATCGTCCCAGGTGCAAAACCTGCCTTTGATGTTCCAATTATTTTCCCGTTTGCACCAAATGCCGTTGTTCTTGGATTCTTAGGCGCATTCGTTGGCGCTTTAATCTGGCTCGTCATCATTGGAAATACAGTCGCATACATCTTCGTCCCTACGATGATCGTACTCTTTTTCCACGGGGCAGCTGCAGGGGTTTTTGGAAACGCAACTGGCGGTGTTCGTGGAGCCTTGCTTGGTGGTTTCCTAACAGCAACTGTTGTTGCATGGGGACAGTATTTAATGGTAACAACATTTATTGGAAAAACAATTCCAGACACAGCCATGTGGGCAGCCGATTCTGACATGTTTATTCTCGGTCCGATCGTGAGTTTCCTCGCCCAACTACTTCTATAA